From the genome of Lotus japonicus ecotype B-129 chromosome 6, LjGifu_v1.2, one region includes:
- the LOC130725385 gene encoding uncharacterized protein LOC130725385 — translation MGKEVFRLGYKAFKALWYRHPGAIGPSGNRRIITDKDVHQFCYDVKGYNLVHLFVEHDNEISLDAVDSDDGVAIVDRLNVICGKLIQGEKDVEKDKVIQEEVVSVEKDKVIQEEVISVVLECEKDKVVEEEPDKERVVEEEVGKDKLVVEQAEKEKLVDEEAENVVAEHVEKEKVVAEQVEKDNQVVGEEGDDESYHPNSDDSDDSSVMSLDDSDYEENWDWTTVLPHESLVDIPHDAPPPDLYELSLPVDTNDPGATYSDFEDEDGDSDDLESPSEGEGEGRARRYPRFRPAEDGDSVNFVLGQIFDSNDIFIHVVKEFALQHKKDMKIVKNDKKRVVVNCVKGCPFNLRISKTNSRHYFLLVTYEATHNCCRSASNWQAKTIFMAMKFMPLLRHSPNLSIPGLIEEARSRWGIHLGWWKAYRAKVKAIEMIHGACTDQYSHLRNYAHELLRSNPGSTVIIKSEEGPKGPVFMRIYVCLAATKQAFANTCRPLIGLDGCFLKGTYGGQLLAAVGKDGNNQMFPICYAVVEAETKDSWNWFVSLLLEDLDQIKKKKWAFISDQQKGLVPSLQELIPDVDHRLCVKHIYGNFRKKYPGSELKVALWKEIV, via the exons ATGGGTAAGGAGGTATTTAGATTAGGGTATAAGGCTTTTAAAGCTTTATGGTACAGGCACCCTGGGGCAATAGGTCCAAGTGGGAATAGGCGTATAATCACTGATAAGGATGTGCACCAGTTCTGCTATGATGTTAAGGGGTATAATCTAGTCCATTTATTTGTTGAGCATGACAATGAGATATCATTAGATGCTGTTGACTCAGATGATGGTGTTGCAATAGTTGATAGGTTGAATGTGATTTGTGGGAAGTTGATTCAGGGTGAAAAGGATGTGGAAAAGGATAAGGTGATTCAAGAGGAGGTTGTTTCTGTGGAAAAGGATAAGGTGATTCAAGAGGAGGTTATTTCTGTGGTACTAGAGTGTGAGAAGGATAAAGTGGTTGAAGAAGAACCTGATAAGGAGAGGGTGGTGGAAGAAGAGGTTGGTAAGGACAAGTTAGTGGTAGAACAGGCTGAGAAGGAAAAGTTAGTGGATGAAGAGGCTGAGAATGTAGTGGCAGAACATGttgagaaggagaaggtagTGGCAGAACAGGTTGAGAAGGATAACCAAGTGGTGGGAGAAGAGGGAGATGATGAGTCATATCACCCTAACAGTGATGACAGTGATGATTCCTCAGTGATGTCACTAGATGATAGTGACTATGAGGAAAACTGGGACTGGACCACAGTCTTGCCTCATGAGTCCCTTGTTGATATACCTCATGATGCTCCACCACCTGATCTGTATGAACTTTCATTACCTGTAGACACTAATGATCCAGGAGCAACATACTCAgactttgaagatgaagatggggaTTCTGATGATTTAGAGAGTCCatctgaaggagaaggagagggaAGGGCAAGGAGATACCCCAGGTTTAGGCCTGCAGAAGATGGTGATAGTGTGAACTTTGTCCTTGGTCAGATATTTGACAGTAATGATATTTTTATTCATGTTGTTAAGGAATTTGCTCTGCAACATAAGAAAGATATGAAGATAGTGAAGAATGACAAGAAGAGGGTGGTTGTTAATTGTGTCAAAGGCTGCCCATTTAATCTAAGAATCAGTAAGACAAATAGCAGGCACTACTTCCTGCTTGTCACATATGAAGCTACTCACAATTGCTGCAG GTCTGCATCAAACTGGCAGGCTAAGACTATTTTTATGGCTATGAAGTTCATGCCTCTTCTCAGACACAGTCCTAACTTGAGCATACCTGGATTAATTGAAGAAGCAAGAAGTAGGTGGGGTATACATTTGGGGTGGTGGAAAGCTTACAGGGCAAAAGTCAAGGCTATAGAGATGATTCATGGTGCATGCACTGACCAGTACAGTCACTTGAGAAATTATGCTCATGAACTGTTGAGAAGCAATCCTGGCAGCACTGTAATCATCAAGAGTGAGGAGGGACCTAAAGGGCCAGTGTTCATGAGAATATATGTTTGTTTGGCTGCAACAAAACAGGCATTTGCAAACACATGTAGACCACTAATTGGTCTAGATGGATGTTTTTTGAAAGGCACTTATGGAGGGCAGCTCCTAGCAGCTGTAGGGAAGGATGGAAACAATCAAATGTTTCCAATATGCTATGCTGTGGTAGAGGCAGAAACTAAGGACTCTTGGAACTGGTTTGTGAGTTTGTTGTTGGAGGATCTAGACcaaattaagaagaaaaagtGGGCTTTTATCTCTGATCAGCAGAAG GGTTTAGTTCCTTCTCTGCAGGAGCTCATTCCTGATGTTGACCACAGACTTTGTGTGAAGCATATCTATGGTAACTTCAGGAAGAAGTATCCAGGATCAGAATTGAAAGTGGCATTGTGGAAGGAAATTGTGTGA
- the LOC130724049 gene encoding protein trichome birefringence-like 43: MRSFTICVVLFLALLIQIHGKDDDLNPGFGKIGCNLFDGKWVYDESYPLYQASSCPFIESKEFDCIKNGRPDKFYLKYRWQPTGCNLPKFNGADFLNRYKGKSIMFVGDSLSLNQWQSLTCMLHTAVPQAQFTLVRDGGVSIFTFTDYNVKLMFQRNAYLVDIVGEKIGRVMKLDFLYETETWKDKDVLIFDSWHWWLHSGRKQSWDFIQEGNKPLVKDMDRLVLYEKALNTWAKWINFNVNPAKTRVFFQGVSPDHANGRDWGALGANASCVGETRPFFGLKYPAGPHPAELVLERVLGTVKKPVTLLDITTLSQLRKDGHPSFYGFGGHLASDCSHWCLPGVPDTWNELLYASLI, from the exons ATGAGGTCTTTCACCATATGTGTTGTGTTGTTTCTTGCCCTTCTCATTCAGATACATGGAAAGGATGATGATCTTAACCCAGGGTTTGGAAAGATTGGTTGTAATTTGTTTGACGGGAAATGGGTTTATGATGAATCATATCCTCTTTATCAAGCCTCATCCTGTCCCTTTATTGAGTCCAAGGAGTTTGATTGCATAAAGAATGGAAGGCCAGACAAATTCTACCTAAAGTATAGATGGCAACCCACAGGGTGCAACTTACCAAA ATTCAATGGTGCAGATTTCTTAAACAGATATAAAGGGAAGAGTATCATGTTTGTGGGAGACTCCTTGAGTTTGAATCAATGGCAATCACTCACTTGCATGCTCCACACAGCTGTGCCACAAGCTCAATTTACCTTAGTCCGGGACGGAGGTGTCTCCATTTTCACCTTCACG GACTATAATGTAAAGTTGATGTTTCAACGCAATGCATATTTGGTGGACATAGTTGGTGAAAAAATTGGTAGAGTGATGAAACTAGATTTTCTTTATGAAACGGAAACTTGGAAAGACAAGGATGTATTGATATTTGACTCTTGGCATTGGTGGCTTCACTCAGGAAGAAAACAATC ATGGGATTTCATTCAAGAAGGGAATAAACCATTAGTCAAAGACATGGATCGGTTGGTGTTATATGAGAAAGCATTGAACACATGGGCAAAATGGATTAATTTTAATGTTAATCCTGCCAAAACAAGGGTATTCTTCCAAGGAGTTTCTCCAGATCATGCAAA TGGAAGGGATTGGGGAGCCCTAGGAGCAAACGCATCTTGTGTAGGGGAAACAAGGCCATTTTTTGGATTGAAGTATCCAGCAGGTCCACACCCAGCAGAGTTGGTACTAGAGAGAGTGTTGGGAACAGTAAAAAAGCCAGTGACTTTGCTTGACATTACTACCCTGTCACAGCTGAGGAAAGATGGCCACCCCTCTTTTTATGGGTTTGGAGGGCATTTGGCAAGTGATTGCAGCCACTGGTGCTTACCTGGTGTTCCTGATACCTGGAACGAGCTTTTATATGCCAGTCTGATTTAA